One Engraulis encrasicolus isolate BLACKSEA-1 chromosome 5, IST_EnEncr_1.0, whole genome shotgun sequence DNA segment encodes these proteins:
- the snrka gene encoding SNF-related serine/threonine-protein kinase — protein MAGFKRGYDGKIAGLYDLDKTLGRGHFAVVKLARHVFTGEKVAVKVIDKTKLDTVATGHLFQEVRCMKLVQHPNIVRLYEVIDTQTKLYLILELGDGGDMFDYIMRHEEGLNEELAKKYFAQIVHAISYCHRLHVVHRDLKPENVVFFEKQGLVKLTDFGFSNKFQPGKKLTTSCGSLAYSAPEILLGDEYDAPAVDIWSLGVILFMLVCGQPPFQEANDSETLTMIMDCKYTVPTHVSNDCKDLINRMLQRDPKRRASLEEIEGHPWLQGVDPSPATKYSTPLVSHKNLSEEEHNSIIQRMVLGDIADREAIVEALETNKYNHITATYYLLAERILREKQEKEVQPRSSSPSNIKAQFRQSWPTKIDMHQDIEDSLASSSISHAGGPQSPARSAENLLNGHRSKGLLDLGRRDDAGSSSSGVGVGGGSSGSEASGSGCSSSSAAALSSASSNTLLKPGGLLSCPASTSTKQRATCLFRVEEDEEEGEDEQEASPLATAQQQQQQVVLRRKPASSITNRLTSRKSAPVLNQIFEEEGESDDDFDMDESLPPKLSRLKMNMAAAAGGSGGGGSAASSGSSGSPGATQKQRYHRRKSQGRGSSCSSSETSDDDSESHRRRLDKDSGFTYSWNRRDSSEGPPGNSGGNGGSSGGGQSKPPGEGNSGPDRGSPPGGGGGGGGGGSGGSGGGGGGTKGQGSSPSSCSSGSANRSSGGSSSRKASTRSGGGELVESLKLMSLCLSSQFQQRGGRSSGGGGGGGGGGGTRFIIDPQSLSSIKVQEKSAWKMCMGSSTSSSTGSLDQVGLPTSALGVGGGGMPGLGRATTMTDTHHHHHHHHHHNNGTTDQMASVLMMSELGCLTKESKLNLKNNVLQLPLCEKTISVNIQRSPRDGLLCTSAPASCCQVI, from the exons ATGGCAGGTTTCAAGCGAGGCTATGATGGCAAGATCGCCGGACTATACGACTTGGACAAGACGCTGGGGCGCGGCCACTTCGCCGTGGTCAAGCTGGCGCGCCACGTCTTCACCGGCGAGAAGGTGGCGGTCAAAGTCATCGACAAGACCAAGCTGGACACGGTTGCCACGGGACACCTTTTCCAGGAG GTGCGCTGCATGAAGCTGGTGCAACACCCCAACATTGTGCGCCTGTACGAGGTGATCGACACACAGACCAAGCTCTACCTGATCCTGGAGCTGGGCGACGGCGGCGACATGTTCGACTACATCATGCGGCACGAGGAGGGCCTGAACGAGGAGCTGGCCAAGAAGTACTTTGCTCAGATCGTGCACGCCATCTCCTACTGCCACCGGCTGCATGTTGTGCATCGTGACCTGAAGCCGGAGAACGTGGTCTTCTTCGAGAAGCAAGGCCTTGTCAAGCTCACCGACTTTGGCTTCAGCAACAAGTTCCAGCCGGGCAAGAAACTGACCACCAGCTGCGGCTCGCTGGCCTACTCTGCCCCGGAGATCCTGCTGGGGGACGAGTACGACGCCCCTGCTGTCG ATATCTGGAGCCTGGGCGTGATCCTCTTCATGCTAGTGTGCGGACAGCCGCCTTTCCAGGAGGCTAACGACAGCGAGACCCTCACCATGATCATGGACTGCAAGTACACCGTGCCCACACATGTCTCCAATGACTGCAAGGA CCTCATAAACCGTATGCTCCAGAGGGATCCAAAGCGGCGGGCGTCCCTGGAGGAGATCGAGGGCCACCCGTGGCTGCAGGGGGTGGACCCATCTCCGGCCACCAAGTACAGCACGCCACTCGTCTCCCACAAGAACCTCTCGGAGGAGGAGCACAACAGCATCATCCAGCGCATGGTGCTTGGGGACATCGCAGACAGAGAAGCCATCGTGGA GGCCCTGGAGACCAACAAGTACAACCACATCACGGCCACCTACTACCTGCTGGCAGAGCGCATCCTGCGGGAGAAACAGGAGAAGGAGGTGCAGCCGCGCTCCTCCAGCCCCAGCAACATCAAGGCCCAGTTCAG GCAGTCATGGCCGACCAAGATCGACATGCATCAGGACATCGAGGACAGCCtggcttcctcctccatctcccacgCGGGCGGCCCGCAGTCGCCAGCACGCAGCGCCGAGAACCTGCTGAACGGACACCGGAGCAAAGGGCTGCTGGATCTGGGTCGCCGCGACGACGCCGGGAGCAGCAGTagcggtgtcggtgtcggtggcgGCAGCAGTGGCAGCGAAGCATCAGGTAGcggctgctcctcttcctccgccgCAGCCTTGTCGTCCGCTTCATCCAACACCCTCCTCAAGCCAGGCGGCCTGCTGAGCTGCCCAGCCTCCACCTCAACCAAGCAGCGCGCCACCTGCCTCTTCcgggtggaggaggacgaggaggaaggggaggacgaGCAGGAGGCGTCTCCACTGGCCaccgcccagcagcagcagcagcaggtggtgCTGCGCCGCAAGCCGGCCTCCTCCATCACCAACCGCCTGACGTCGCGCAAGAGCGCGCCGGTCCTCAACCAGATCTTCGAGGAGGAGGGCGAGTCGGATGACGACTTTGACATGGACGAGAGCCTGCCGCCCAAGCTGAGCCGGCTCAAGATGAACATGGCGGCGGCGGCCGGTGGCTCGGGTGGCGGCGGCTCGGCGGCGTCTTCAGGGTCTTCAGGGTCACCGGGCGCCACGCAGAAGCAGCGCTACCACCGCCGCAAGAGCCAGGGCCGCGGCTCCAGCTGCTCCAGCTCGGAGACCAGCGACGACGACTCTGAGAGCCACCGCCGACGCCTGGACAAGGACTCCGGCTTCACCTACAGCTGGAACCGCCGGGACAGCAGCGAAGGCCCGCCGGGGAACTCGGGAGGAAACGGCGGCAGCAGCGGCGGAGGACAGAGCAAACCGCCGGGGGAGGGCAACTCAGGACCCGACCGAGGCAGCCCccctggtgggggtgggggtgggggtggtggtggtagtggaggcagtggtggcggcggtggtggcacTAAAGGACAAGGCAGCAGCCCCTCCAGCTGTTCCAGTGGCAGTGCCAACCGTTCATCGGGGGGCTCCTCGTCACGCAAGGCATCGACGAGGAGCGGAGGTGGGGAGCTGGTGGAGAGCTTGAAACTCATGAGTCTGTGCCTGAGTTCGCAGTTCCAGCAGCGAGGCGGtcgtagtagtggtggtggcggtgggggtggtggaggagggggcacACGCTTCATCATAGACCCTCAGAGCCTGTCCAGCATCAAGGTGCAGGAGAAGTCGGCCTGGAAGATGTGCATgggctcctccacctcctcatccaccGGGAGCCTGGACCAGGTGGGGCTCCCCACCAGCGCGCTGGGGGTCGGGGGAGGGGGGATGCCGGGACTCGGCAGGGCTACCACCATGACGgacacgcaccaccaccaccaccaccaccaccaccacaacaacggCACCACAGACCAAATGGCCTCTGTGCTGATGATGAGCGAACTGGGCTGCTTGACTAAGGAGAGCAAGCTGAATCTGAAGAACAACGTGCTCCAGCTACCTCTGTGCGAAAAGACCATCTCTGTGAACATCCAGCGGAGCCCGCGAGACGGCCTGCTCTGCACCTCCGCCCCGGCCAGTTGCTGCCAGGTCATCTGA